CAGGTCAGTTCGGTCGCGTCGGTGAGGACGCCGTCGTGGAGGGTCCAGGTGAGGGTGGTCTCCGGGTCGAGTTCGGCGCGGGCCTCGGCGAGGGTTGCCGTGATCTCCCACGTCGGCACCCGGTCCAGGGCGGCGTCGACGCGTTTGCGCAGGCGGGGTGGGAGGGCGTCCAGGACGTCGGCCACCACTGCGGGGGCCACCGGGGGCAGGGTCACGAGCGCACCTTCTCCCCCACCCAGCGGGCCAGTTCCTGGGGGCTCAGCGCCGCCACCGGCATTCCGGCCGCGACGAGCGCGCCCGCGACGGACGTCGAGTAGCGCGCCTTGCCCCTGTCGTCCAGGCTCGCGCAGCCCAGCACGGTCACGCCCGACGTGACCAGTTCCCGCACCTGCGCCACGAGGGAGCCCACCGGGCCGCCCTCCTCGAAGTCGCTGACCAGCACCACCATCGTCCGTTCCGGAACGGTCACCAGGGAACGGGCGTGCCGCAGCGCGCCCGCGATGTGCGTGCCGCCGCCGACCCGCACCTCCAGCAGCAGGGACAACGGGTCGGCGACCCGGTCGGTGAGGTCCACGACCTCGGTCGAGAACGCCAGGAAGTGCGTGGTCAGCGCGGGCACGCCGGCGAACACGGCGGCGGTCAGCGCGGACCACACCGTGGAGGCCTCCATCGAGCCGGAGACGTCCACCACCAGCACCAACCGCCAGTCACTGGCCTTGCGGCCGCGTGTTCGGAAGATCGGGCGCTCCGGCACGACCAGCAGTCGGCCGTCCTCGGTGCGCCGGGCGGTGGCGAGGTTGGCGCGCAGCGTGCGGGGCAGGTCCAGGCGCCCACCGGGTCTCCTGGTCGGGACGGGCAGCTGGATGCCGGTCAACGCCGGGCGGACCCGGTTGGCCAGTTGGGCGGTCAGCTCCTCGACCAGCCGCTTCACCAGCGGGCGGAGCCGGGCCAGGGCCTGCTCGGACAGGCCGCCGGCCAGCGACAGCACGTTGCGCAGGAGGTCCACGGACGGACGGACCGACTCCGGGTCGATCGCCATCGCGGCCTCGATGCGCCCACCCTCGGCGGCGGCGGCCAGGACCTCCTCGCGGACCCGTTCGCCGAACAGGTCGGCCAGCTCCTCCGACCACTCCCGGACGTCGGGGAACGGCGCGGACCGGTCCGCGCCCAGGTCGCCGCGGTTCGCACCTTCGCCGCGGTCCTGGCCGTAGAGCTCGTCGAGGGCGGCGGCGTAGCGGGCGGCACCGGGCGGGCGTTCGCCGCGCGAGCCCAGCACCAGCCGCCACCGCACGATGGGTTGGAGGGTGGACCCCGGGTCGACTTCGGGAGTCGTGGTGGGAGGGGTTGTGGGAGCGGCCGAGGTGGCGGTGGGTGCATGGACAGCGTCCACAGTGGAGGGTGCCAGGTCGTGGGCGCGCAGGGATTCCAGGGCGGCCAGTTCGGCGTTGAGCCACACCGCGAGCAGGTCGGGATCGGGGCTGCCCGGGACGTCCACCCGGTCGCCGGTGCGTTCCTCGACCACCGCCAGGACGCGGGTGCGGGCCGCCGGGCCGACCGACGTGAACGCGCCGCGCAGTGCGGGGAGGCGGGACAGGAAGTCCTTGTCGGGCAAGGCACTCACGCGGTCCAGCAGCGGGTCCAGGGCCTCCGGGGTTTCCAGCAGGGGACCGGCGGCGGCCAGGACACCGGTCAGGCCTTGGCGCAGCACGGTCCGGCGCTCGGGGGTGGTGGCGTTGTCGATCCAGGACGCGATGCGTTCCCCCAGGTCGACCGGGGTGGCCAGACCCAGGAGGACGCGGGCGGCACCCGCGGCACCGGCGATCATCGGCACGCCCTCGTCGGACAGCCGCCGCAGTGCGGAGGCCAGGCGCAGGCCCGTGCCGTGGGTGTCGTGCCGCCGGCCCAGCTCGACCAGGGCGTGGGCGTCAGCCGGGTCCTCCGAGCCCGCCAGGCCGTCCAGTTGCGCGACGGCAGCGGTCTCCAGTTCGCGGACCAGGTGGGGATGGGCGGCGAGGACGTCCGACGGTGTGCCCGGGATGTGGCCGGCTGCCAGGCGGTCCAGCAGGGACAGGGCGTTCAGCAGGTCGTTCAGGGTGCCAGCGGAAGGCAGCACGGTGGCCGCGTCGGCCAGCAAATCTCCGACGAGGTCGGGCAGACCGCAGCGGGCGGCGTCGTCGAGGTCGGTCAGGACGCCGATCGGCGTGGGACCGCCGCGCTGGTCGCGTTCGGCGCGGCGGGCGCGGAGGCGGCCGTGCGCGGCCAGGGGCAGGGTGGTGCCCCACAGGCCGGCCACCGGCAGGGTCGCGGCGGTGGCCGGGGTCCACGCGGCCTTCCACCGGGTGGTCAGCGCGTCGCCCCCGCCGACGCCGGTGGTCGCGGTCTCCTCCGCGTAGGAGACGCCCAGGACGGCCAGGCGGCGCAGGGCGATCTCACGCCGGGCGTCGAGGTCGGACCGCAGCGGGTCCAGGCGCAGG
This DNA window, taken from Saccharothrix variisporea, encodes the following:
- a CDS encoding DUF5682 family protein; the encoded protein is MSSTPDPTSPPESGGAREVAARLAEHRAPVLIGVRHHSPALAAVMPDLLAAADPEVLLVELPEELGSWLPHLADPGLTAPVALSGAHRDGSGLAFYPFADFSPELAAIRWAFRHGVEVRTCDLPLSQRGSGHTPAAATGTPLADALRRAVTGREGDDLWDRLVEAAAPGQAPEAVRRAALLVGWALRRDAADGPGVDPFDLRREAWMRDAVAGVGDRRCAAVVGSFHAAALLEPATGESTVDTSADLVTSLVPYAFSLLDERSGYPAGIRDPEWQQAVLEAGGDPAAIESAAATVIVRICARVRELGHPAGPGEAREALRMAVDLARLRGLPAPGRGEVVEAVQSVLTHAEPLGRGRVVARAAGDVLVGHRTGVLAPGTPRSGLAPAVEDLLADLRLPGPGTRDPADLRLDPLRSDLDARREIALRRLAVLGVSYAEETATTGVGGGDALTTRWKAAWTPATAATLPVAGLWGTTLPLAAHGRLRARRAERDQRGGPTPIGVLTDLDDAARCGLPDLVGDLLADAATVLPSAGTLNDLLNALSLLDRLAAGHIPGTPSDVLAAHPHLVRELETAAVAQLDGLAGSEDPADAHALVELGRRHDTHGTGLRLASALRRLSDEGVPMIAGAAGAARVLLGLATPVDLGERIASWIDNATTPERRTVLRQGLTGVLAAAGPLLETPEALDPLLDRVSALPDKDFLSRLPALRGAFTSVGPAARTRVLAVVEERTGDRVDVPGSPDPDLLAVWLNAELAALESLRAHDLAPSTVDAVHAPTATSAAPTTPPTTTPEVDPGSTLQPIVRWRLVLGSRGERPPGAARYAAALDELYGQDRGEGANRGDLGADRSAPFPDVREWSEELADLFGERVREEVLAAAAEGGRIEAAMAIDPESVRPSVDLLRNVLSLAGGLSEQALARLRPLVKRLVEELTAQLANRVRPALTGIQLPVPTRRPGGRLDLPRTLRANLATARRTEDGRLLVVPERPIFRTRGRKASDWRLVLVVDVSGSMEASTVWSALTAAVFAGVPALTTHFLAFSTEVVDLTDRVADPLSLLLEVRVGGGTHIAGALRHARSLVTVPERTMVVLVSDFEEGGPVGSLVAQVRELVTSGVTVLGCASLDDRGKARYSTSVAGALVAAGMPVAALSPQELARWVGEKVRS